In Anomaloglossus baeobatrachus isolate aAnoBae1 chromosome 3, aAnoBae1.hap1, whole genome shotgun sequence, one genomic interval encodes:
- the LOC142296271 gene encoding uncharacterized protein LOC142296271: MAPRVDTEKLISAVETHPPLWDTRVDGYHDRLTVDRHWLQVAEEVYPNNAWDRCSPSKRAKYVDLVKMRWCSARDQYRREYNPIPSSSSQGRKRRYVYYEQISFLAPILEVTQTEDNLDDSDEQPTAGPSATATSASEQEPGREDSENQEIQQDAAAATGSHDGGTESAQTNNQGTSTQQTTTPATQSTQTNVLPRFAPQPLRARRIRRPEEMRSLPEIIDTRIIHIMNTLIPETDAERFCRSLSTSLTKIASDRQERVRAAMLTLLSASQAEQEPVRVYEAIENWRTIMQQHTVPNTTDNQNTISTQTTMATVIVTNPVLQQSGQPSIASSTVFPTPIRQGYVSTNTGALSTVQSATSQQPINYMNLQPTPSISYFTQPTNIGALPNLFPGSTYPQSFMMPHYPISTMLPTPHLQTSVNYPQGQQHTHTQYPLTHVDPQVYSTTGNVLGQTSMQQTVPHTTVVSNRNVVQQTTASIPENTISEATQNNILSNTQVTSLEDLVDL, from the exons atggctccacgggtggacacggagaaactgatatcagctgtcgagactcacccaccattatgggatacacgtgttgatggttaccatgacagactgacagttgaccgccattggcttcaagttgctgaggaagtgtaccccaataatgcatgggatagatgttcgccttcaaagcgtgctaaatatg ttgacttggtaaaaatgCGTTGgtgttcagcacgtgatcagtaccgaagggagtacaaccctataccatcatcatccagccaaggccgcaaacgcagatatgtttactatgaacaaataagcttcctagcacccatcttagaagtaacaca aacggaggataatctagacgattctgatgaacaaccaacagctggtccctctgctacagccacctcagcatcagaacaagaacctggcagagaagacagtgaaaatcaagagattcaacaagatgcagcagcagcaactggatCACATgatggtgggacagagagtgcacaaaccaacaaccAAGGCacatcaacacaacaaacaacaacaccagcaacacaatcaacacaaacaaatgtacttccacgttttgcaccacaacctctccgtgcaagaagaatccgcagacctgaggaaatgagatccttaccggaaataattgacacacgcattattcacataatgaacactttaattccagaaacagatgccgagcggttttgtcggtctttatctactagcttaaccaaaattgcatccgataggcaggaacgtgtacgtgctgctatgctgaccctactttcagctagtcaggcagaacaggaaccagtgagagtttatgaggccatagaaaattggcgtaccattatgcaacaacatacagtcccaaacacaacagacaatcaaaataccatttcaacacaaacaacaatggcaacagtaattgtcactaatccagtattacaacaatctggtcaaccttctattgcttcaagtacggtattcccaacaccaattagacaagggtatgtttcaaccaatactggcgccttaagcactgtacaaagtgcaacctcacagcaacccataaactatatgaatttacaacccactccaagtattagttactttactcaacccacaaatattggtgctttacctaacttgtttcctggttcaacatacccacaatcattcatgatgcctcattatccaatctcaactatgttacctacaccacacttacaaacatcagtcaactatcctcaaggtcaacaacatacacacacacaatacccacttacccatgtagacccacaggtgtactcaacaacaggcaatgtgttgggccaaacaagcatgcaacagactgttccacacactactgtagttagtaataggaatgttgttcagcaaacaactgcttccattcctgaaaatactatttctgaggccacccaaaacaacatactcagcaacactcaggttacttccctagaagatcttgtagacttatga